The Methylomusa anaerophila genome has a segment encoding these proteins:
- a CDS encoding nitroreductase family protein yields MNLIKVDQDKCTRCGLCVAVCRGVLGLGNSGPEVIRPLCIGCGQCVAVCPQSALDNLKSPRSRQMVPQTPVFDAETAALFLRSRRSIRDYQPEAVPREKVLQLLDIARMAPTACNSQGVAYHVVGNADTLRAVAAVIIKWTEDELNKNSAMAASPWAPNSVAQLEIHRQTGEDIALRSAPCLIVAIAEKNSPAPVRDNTYIAFSYLQLFATTIGLGTCWAGLFEYCAASGYEPLLHLLDLPAGMQVISGMMVGYPKYTYKRVVERNPLRVTWK; encoded by the coding sequence ATGAATTTAATCAAGGTTGATCAGGATAAATGTACGCGGTGTGGCCTTTGTGTTGCGGTTTGTCGGGGAGTTCTCGGCCTGGGGAATAGTGGACCAGAAGTGATTCGTCCCCTCTGTATCGGCTGCGGTCAGTGCGTGGCGGTTTGTCCGCAGTCTGCCCTCGATAATTTAAAGTCCCCGCGTAGTAGACAAATGGTACCCCAAACACCGGTCTTTGATGCCGAAACAGCAGCCTTGTTTTTACGGTCCCGCCGCTCTATCCGGGACTACCAGCCAGAGGCTGTACCGCGGGAAAAGGTTTTGCAACTGCTCGATATTGCCCGTATGGCTCCAACTGCCTGCAATTCTCAGGGCGTTGCCTATCATGTTGTAGGTAACGCCGATACGTTGCGGGCGGTTGCCGCTGTCATTATTAAGTGGACGGAAGACGAGCTGAACAAGAATTCGGCAATGGCAGCCTCGCCGTGGGCGCCGAATTCGGTTGCTCAGCTTGAAATCCATCGCCAGACAGGGGAAGATATAGCGCTAAGGTCAGCTCCGTGCTTGATAGTAGCCATAGCAGAGAAAAATTCTCCGGCTCCTGTCAGGGATAATACCTATATCGCGTTTTCCTACTTGCAGCTATTTGCGACGACAATTGGTTTGGGGACGTGCTGGGCTGGATTGTTCGAGTATTGCGCCGCTTCCGGCTATGAGCCGCTTCTCCATCTGTTGGACTTGCCGGCAGGTATGCAGGTCATCAGTGGCATGATGGTAGGCTATCCAAAGTATACCTATAAACGGGTGGTAGAGAGAAACCCTTTGCGCGTTACCTGGAAATAG
- the gltX gene encoding glutamate--tRNA ligase, with protein MNHVRVRFAPSPTGYLHVGGARTALFNWFFARKQGGQFVLRIEDTDTQRLKEDSVSQILASMKWLGINWDEGPEIGGPCGPYYQSQRLELYQKEARRLVKEGKAYYCFCTPDELAETRELQRQTGQAFRYNGKCRDIPLKEALKRIEAGEEAVIRLRIPDEGQITVTDLIHGKVNFELDQLDDLIIVKSNGIPAYNFACVVDDHAMNISHVIRAEEHLSNTPKQVLIYQALGYHTVQFAHVPMILAPDRSKLSKRHGATSIEEFREQGFLAPAIVNYLTFLGWSPGTDQELITPAETVEQFEISKVSKKAAIYDTKKLAWINGQYLNSMGLNEVTGEAIPFLLRKNLITITQAGEQYDSIRSIITVVRNRVKTLVELAEAMEYFFKDVTKYDEKGQRKYFSRQEAAELLRQGRDCLERIECFDVQHTEAAYRQLIEDLSIKSGDLIHPTRLALTGRTESPGLFEVMVLLGKDYCLARMNQAIDFICKMPI; from the coding sequence GTGAACCATGTCAGAGTAAGATTTGCCCCTAGCCCAACTGGATATTTGCATGTCGGCGGCGCAAGAACCGCTTTATTTAATTGGTTTTTTGCCCGCAAGCAGGGCGGGCAGTTCGTTTTACGGATTGAAGATACCGATACCCAGCGGTTGAAGGAAGACTCGGTATCGCAAATTCTAGCAAGTATGAAATGGTTGGGAATAAACTGGGATGAGGGACCGGAGATTGGTGGCCCGTGCGGTCCCTACTATCAATCCCAACGGCTTGAATTGTATCAAAAGGAAGCTCGGCGGCTGGTTAAAGAAGGAAAAGCTTACTATTGTTTTTGTACGCCGGATGAATTGGCCGAGACACGGGAGCTCCAGCGGCAGACGGGTCAGGCGTTCCGCTACAATGGCAAGTGCCGCGACATTCCTCTAAAGGAAGCCCTAAAACGAATAGAAGCCGGGGAGGAGGCTGTCATTAGGCTGCGGATTCCCGACGAAGGACAGATAACAGTAACCGACTTAATTCATGGGAAAGTGAATTTTGAACTGGACCAGTTGGATGACCTAATCATCGTGAAATCAAACGGAATACCCGCCTATAATTTTGCCTGTGTCGTTGACGACCACGCAATGAATATTAGTCACGTCATCCGGGCGGAAGAGCATCTTTCAAACACGCCGAAGCAGGTACTAATATATCAGGCACTGGGCTATCATACCGTCCAGTTTGCTCATGTGCCGATGATACTGGCCCCTGACCGCAGCAAACTCAGTAAGCGTCACGGGGCAACATCAATAGAAGAGTTCCGCGAACAGGGGTTTCTCGCCCCGGCGATCGTGAATTATCTGACGTTCTTGGGATGGTCTCCGGGTACCGACCAGGAGCTCATAACGCCTGCGGAAACGGTAGAACAATTCGAGATCAGCAAGGTATCCAAAAAAGCGGCAATTTATGATACCAAAAAGCTGGCCTGGATTAACGGCCAGTATCTTAACAGCATGGGTCTGAACGAGGTGACGGGGGAGGCAATCCCTTTCCTGCTGCGCAAAAATCTGATAACAATAACGCAAGCTGGGGAACAGTATGATTCGATCAGAAGCATCATTACTGTGGTGCGGAACAGGGTCAAGACACTTGTTGAGCTGGCCGAAGCGATGGAGTACTTTTTCAAGGATGTTACGAAGTATGACGAAAAAGGTCAGCGCAAATATTTTTCACGGCAGGAAGCAGCGGAGCTTTTGCGCCAGGGCCGGGATTGTCTGGAGCGGATTGAGTGTTTCGATGTTCAACATACAGAGGCTGCTTACCGGCAACTGATCGAGGATTTATCCATCAAAAGCGGTGATCTCATTCATCCTACCCGGCTTGCTTTGACAGGTCGTACGGAGAGCCCTGGGTTGTTTGAAGTCATGGTGTTGTTAGGGAAGGATTACTGTCTGGCAAGAATGAATCAAGCCATAGATTTTATCTGTAAGATGCCAATATAA
- a CDS encoding oxidoreductase translates to MKLKNRFIRSVTWEGMADSSGGLTDRLIKVYETLAQGGVGLIITGGTYLAKNSTTLPGMAGLYEDSAIQDYRKFTDMVHAHGCPIVLQLAYAGRDGEMWNPSSPSKNDIKSVVKVFGEGAIRAKRAGFDGVQIHAAHGYFLSQFLSRQSNTRQGFKGRMGSEAF, encoded by the coding sequence ATGAAGCTGAAAAACCGATTCATACGTTCGGTAACATGGGAAGGTATGGCGGACAGCTCAGGCGGCCTGACGGACAGATTAATTAAGGTATATGAAACACTGGCCCAAGGCGGCGTTGGCTTAATTATTACCGGCGGTACTTATTTAGCGAAGAATTCGACTACATTGCCAGGAATGGCGGGCCTTTACGAAGATTCAGCGATTCAGGACTATAGAAAATTTACCGATATGGTTCATGCACACGGCTGCCCTATTGTTTTACAACTTGCGTATGCTGGCCGGGACGGCGAAATGTGGAATCCGTCTTCTCCTTCGAAAAATGATATAAAATCAGTTGTAAAAGTGTTCGGAGAGGGCGCCATCAGGGCAAAACGGGCGGGGTTCGATGGGGTGCAAATACATGCGGCCCATGGGTATTTTTTGAGTCAGTTTCTTAGTCGGCAAAGCAATACACGCCAAGGCTTCAAGGGGCGCATGGGTTCCGAAGCGTTTTAA
- the selD gene encoding selenide, water dikinase SelD — MVKLTTFAQHGGCAGKIGPGVLSRVLHQLPKQPNDKLLVGLETSDDAGVYQLDDNTALVQTVDFFSPVVDDPYTFGQIAAANSLSDIYAMGGTPLTALNIVGFPICSLGPDVLADILRGGFDKAIESGVVIVGGHTVDNPEPKYGLSVTGIVHPSRIWTNAGAKPGDVLILTKALGTGILATAAKADMLPLGVAAAIQSMIMLNRSAADAAGTFPINACTDITGFGLLGHTYELAAASSVQVELYSHLFPFLPEAADAAAMGLVPAGAYANRDYLTQVTFDDGVPGNIRDLCYDPQTSGGLLFSVPEPEAESLVEKLKNQGIVQATIIGRIKASGKGDIHIRC, encoded by the coding sequence ATGGTAAAACTCACGACCTTTGCACAACATGGCGGCTGTGCAGGAAAAATCGGGCCAGGAGTCTTGTCTCGTGTGCTGCACCAATTACCTAAACAACCTAATGATAAATTACTAGTTGGGCTTGAGACATCAGACGATGCCGGTGTCTACCAGTTAGATGATAATACGGCACTCGTCCAGACAGTCGACTTTTTCAGTCCGGTTGTCGATGACCCTTATACCTTTGGCCAGATTGCCGCAGCCAACAGTCTAAGCGATATCTACGCCATGGGCGGCACGCCATTGACGGCGCTTAATATTGTTGGCTTTCCTATATGTTCCCTGGGGCCGGATGTGCTTGCAGATATTCTCCGCGGCGGCTTTGACAAGGCGATTGAGTCGGGAGTAGTAATCGTCGGTGGTCATACTGTCGATAATCCTGAGCCTAAGTATGGTCTCAGTGTCACGGGAATTGTTCATCCCTCCAGAATTTGGACTAATGCCGGCGCAAAGCCGGGAGATGTCCTTATTCTAACCAAGGCATTAGGTACCGGAATTCTCGCGACTGCTGCCAAGGCTGACATGCTCCCGCTCGGAGTAGCGGCTGCCATCCAAAGCATGATCATGCTAAACCGGTCTGCAGCCGATGCAGCCGGCACCTTTCCTATTAATGCCTGTACTGATATTACTGGATTTGGCCTGCTCGGGCACACGTATGAACTGGCGGCAGCAAGCAGCGTCCAGGTGGAGCTATATAGCCACTTATTTCCGTTTCTGCCGGAGGCAGCCGATGCCGCCGCTATGGGGCTGGTTCCCGCCGGCGCATACGCCAACCGCGATTACTTGACCCAAGTAACATTTGACGACGGCGTCCCTGGTAATATCCGAGACTTGTGTTATGACCCACAAACGTCGGGCGGCCTACTTTTCAGCGTACCAGAGCCAGAGGCTGAATCACTAGTGGAAAAACTCAAAAACCAAGGGATTGTCCAAGCTACTATTATCGGCCGGATTAAAGCTTCGGGGAAAGGCGATATTCATATTCGTTGTTAA
- a CDS encoding type III PLP-dependent enzyme domain-containing protein: MPDFEIFYSLKTNPHPPICRFMSRAGLGADAASAGEVRKAVDAGFACRNILYSSPGKTPADIEHTLGKAMLVADSYNELAIINLISQKRNERIAVSLRINPAFHIGMGASPAITAGAASKFGVDEESLLPNKHFIDTLEFIEITVIHVFLRSQVLGDDAIYQYFKRFFAIAAFCQEQLSWNLSLIDFGGGFGVPYSPTEQPLDWSNAGAYGYSLSPADFAGHSRPREIYLNAAGLVAEDFL; the protein is encoded by the coding sequence CTGCCGGATTTTGAGATTTTCTATTCGCTCAAGACCAACCCCCACCCGCCAATCTGCCGCTTCATGAGCCGGGCAGGCCTGGGCGCGGACGCCGCTTCGGCCGGAGAGGTGCGCAAAGCGGTCGACGCCGGCTTCGCTTGCCGGAACATCCTGTATTCTTCGCCGGGAAAAACTCCGGCCGACATTGAACATACGCTCGGAAAAGCCATGCTCGTAGCCGACTCATATAACGAACTGGCTATAATTAATTTGATCAGCCAAAAACGGAACGAAAGGATCGCCGTCAGCCTGCGGATCAATCCCGCCTTCCACATCGGCATGGGGGCCTCGCCGGCAATCACCGCGGGCGCCGCCAGTAAATTCGGGGTGGACGAAGAAAGCCTGTTGCCTAACAAGCATTTTATCGACACGCTGGAATTTATCGAAATCACCGTTATTCACGTCTTTCTGCGCAGCCAGGTCCTGGGTGATGACGCAATATATCAGTATTTTAAACGTTTTTTTGCAATCGCCGCCTTTTGCCAGGAGCAACTGAGCTGGAATCTGTCACTGATAGACTTCGGCGGCGGCTTCGGCGTCCCGTATTCCCCAACCGAGCAACCGCTTGACTGGAGTAATGCCGGCGCTTATGGCTATTCCCTGAGCCCAGCCGATTTTGCCGGACATTCCCGCCCCCGGGAAATCTATCTAAATGCCGCTGGACTTGTTGCCGAAGATTTTCTGTAA
- a CDS encoding nuclear transport factor 2 family protein: MNTKLSGPISIYLDSINSNDSSVLEKCLTKDAHVHDVGENNHINGLEAIKKWRGGSNDEFKLKSEVTAVEEKYGITIVTSIASGNFPSSPQIFYYFFTVADNLITNIEIIPGEENIKV, from the coding sequence ATGAATACGAAACTTTCAGGCCCCATCTCGATTTACCTGGATTCGATCAATTCCAATGATAGCAGCGTTTTGGAAAAGTGCCTCACCAAAGATGCCCATGTCCATGACGTAGGGGAAAACAATCATATCAATGGACTTGAAGCCATAAAGAAATGGCGCGGCGGGAGCAATGATGAGTTCAAGCTAAAATCTGAAGTCACTGCCGTGGAAGAAAAATATGGGATAACCATTGTAACTTCCATCGCCAGTGGGAATTTCCCGAGCAGCCCGCAAATTTTCTATTACTTCTTCACTGTCGCCGATAATTTGATTACAAATATTGAGATCATCCCAGGTGAAGAAAATATCAAGGTTTAG
- a CDS encoding SDR family NAD(P)-dependent oxidoreductase, which produces MKLGLGQKVVVVTGASSGIGLEAALGFREEGSRVVGASGMSIP; this is translated from the coding sequence ATGAAACTGGGGCTAGGTCAAAAAGTTGTGGTCGTTACAGGAGCCAGTTCCGGCATAGGCTTGGAAGCGGCGCTCGGTTTTCGAGAAGAAGGCAGCCGGGTCGTGGGGGCCAGTGGCATGTCGATACCCTGA
- a CDS encoding helix-turn-helix transcriptional regulator — MKMGRLFEITTILINKGNVTAQELADRFSVSTRTIYRDIDLLSSAGVPVYMNKGHGGGIYLLEDYTLSKALISDKESENLLLAVKTLQATQYPEMNAILEKMGALFKKLPSHDWVEVDFSPWGSSPNEQNKFNDIKRAMLNRNVIRFDYVNGEGRKSNRLAEPEKLIFKNNAWYLMAFCRQRQEHRTFRISRLKKLALVGETFERKALPGPEPEKRNPQQPLIDLKLRCKAQALSRLYDYFDETFLIPNADGSFSLEASLPEGEWLYSYILSFGNLVEVVAPVHIRNIIIQRIQETLKIYRP; from the coding sequence ATGAAAATGGGTCGGTTGTTTGAAATAACAACAATCCTCATTAACAAAGGGAATGTTACCGCTCAGGAACTTGCTGACCGCTTTAGCGTATCGACGCGGACAATTTACAGGGATATTGATTTGCTTTCTTCCGCCGGTGTGCCTGTATATATGAACAAAGGCCATGGCGGGGGGATTTACCTGCTCGAAGATTATACACTAAGCAAGGCGCTTATCTCGGACAAAGAAAGCGAAAATTTACTTCTGGCGGTCAAAACCCTTCAGGCGACGCAGTATCCCGAGATGAATGCCATTCTGGAAAAGATGGGTGCCCTGTTTAAGAAGCTTCCTAGCCATGACTGGGTGGAAGTGGATTTTTCTCCATGGGGGAGTTCGCCAAACGAACAAAATAAATTTAATGATATCAAGCGGGCCATGCTGAACCGCAATGTGATCCGGTTTGATTATGTGAACGGGGAAGGCCGCAAGAGCAACCGTCTGGCGGAACCGGAAAAACTGATATTTAAAAATAACGCCTGGTATCTGATGGCCTTTTGCCGTCAGCGTCAAGAACACCGGACATTCCGTATTTCGCGACTAAAAAAATTGGCATTGGTTGGGGAAACCTTTGAAAGAAAAGCGCTGCCAGGACCGGAACCGGAAAAAAGGAACCCCCAGCAGCCCTTGATTGATTTGAAGCTTCGCTGCAAGGCGCAGGCGCTAAGCCGGCTTTATGATTATTTTGATGAAACATTTCTCATTCCGAACGCTGACGGCAGTTTTTCGTTAGAAGCATCGCTGCCCGAAGGCGAATGGCTTTACAGCTATATTTTATCTTTTGGCAACTTGGTGGAAGTAGTAGCCCCAGTGCATATACGAAATATCATCATACAGCGAATACAGGAAACATTAAAAATTTATCGACCATGA
- a CDS encoding TetR/AcrR family transcriptional regulator has protein sequence MTDRRIKKTQAAIQAAFPKLLAEMNMEDITVKRLCETADINKSTFYLHYKDIYDCADCLRDTILAEVSNVFAPYDFNGIIDNFSGILKNIMNIFEENRDLYMPFLKSPSLASSACKMKHLLIENIVQRVDPGNQDNGISRCTVTFVISGIISVLEQHDFAEINQRTISVLADKVKNGFIQRANIKEL, from the coding sequence ATGACCGACCGGCGCATTAAAAAAACACAAGCCGCCATCCAGGCCGCTTTTCCCAAGCTGTTAGCGGAAATGAACATGGAAGATATCACGGTAAAGAGGTTGTGCGAAACAGCCGACATCAACAAGAGCACCTTTTATCTGCATTATAAAGATATCTATGATTGCGCCGACTGTTTGCGGGATACCATCCTCGCTGAGGTCAGCAACGTTTTTGCCCCCTACGATTTCAACGGGATAATCGACAATTTTTCCGGTATATTGAAAAACATTATGAACATATTTGAAGAGAACAGGGACCTTTATATGCCCTTTCTCAAATCGCCGAGCCTCGCCTCCAGTGCCTGCAAAATGAAGCACCTTCTCATCGAGAATATCGTGCAAAGGGTTGATCCCGGCAATCAGGACAATGGAATATCCCGCTGTACGGTTACCTTTGTCATCAGCGGCATTATCAGTGTCCTGGAGCAGCATGATTTTGCCGAAATCAATCAGCGAACCATTTCCGTCCTGGCTGACAAGGTAAAGAACGGATTTATCCAGAGAGCCAACATAAAGGAGCTGTAA
- a CDS encoding nitroreductase family protein, whose product MELIQVDREKCTQCGRCTQVCPLGVIGMDGHGPKVIRQLCIACGHCVAVCPSDALDNVNTPLANQIPLEKAPVLDADTAALFLRSRRSVRAYQKTVVPREKIRQLLDIARLAPTAGNSQGVAYHVIDNQNTLRSITAVIVGWAEEALQSPPWAGSPFEASLAAQVASYRQTGRDVVLRDAPCLVVAIADKNFLPTGRDNTHFSLAYAELYAPSIGLGTCWAGFFEACAAAGYQPLLNLLNLPENMSITGGIMVGYPQFTHKRLVDRNPLQITWQ is encoded by the coding sequence ATGGAATTGATACAGGTTGACCGGGAAAAATGTACTCAGTGTGGCCGTTGCACCCAAGTCTGTCCGTTGGGTGTTATCGGTATGGACGGACATGGGCCGAAGGTTATAAGGCAACTCTGTATTGCCTGCGGTCACTGTGTGGCTGTTTGTCCCTCGGATGCCCTGGACAATGTAAATACACCATTAGCCAATCAAATACCATTGGAAAAAGCGCCGGTTTTAGACGCAGACACCGCGGCTCTTTTTCTGCGCAGCCGACGTTCCGTTCGGGCGTATCAAAAGACGGTCGTTCCTCGGGAAAAGATTCGGCAGCTTCTGGATATCGCCAGGCTTGCGCCTACTGCTGGCAATTCGCAAGGAGTTGCATATCATGTCATCGATAACCAGAACACACTGCGTAGCATTACCGCCGTTATCGTTGGCTGGGCAGAAGAGGCATTGCAATCTCCGCCTTGGGCCGGATCACCCTTTGAGGCGTCCCTTGCCGCGCAAGTGGCCAGCTACCGTCAAACCGGTCGGGATGTTGTTTTGCGTGATGCTCCTTGTCTGGTGGTGGCCATAGCTGACAAAAACTTTTTGCCCACCGGCCGGGACAATACTCACTTTTCACTAGCTTATGCGGAACTTTACGCGCCATCCATCGGTCTAGGAACCTGCTGGGCCGGATTTTTCGAAGCCTGTGCCGCCGCCGGTTATCAACCACTTCTTAACCTTTTGAACCTGCCGGAAAACATGAGTATAACCGGTGGCATCATGGTGGGTTATCCGCAATTTACCCATAAAAGGCTGGTAGACCGAAATCCCCTGCAAATAACCTGGCAATAG
- a CDS encoding SDR family NAD(P)-dependent oxidoreductase, producing MATFGTIDVLANNMAIAPYREGGFLQMKDQDWEEIFQVNLMSMVRASRAALPHMVKQKGGFLNPVLNYP from the coding sequence TTGGCCACCTTCGGCACGATCGATGTTTTGGCCAACAATATGGCAATCGCACCGTACCGGGAAGGCGGATTCCTTCAGATGAAAGATCAAGACTGGGAAGAGATTTTTCAGGTCAATTTGATGAGTATGGTTCGCGCCAGCCGGGCTGCGCTACCACACATGGTCAAACAAAAAGGCGGTTTTCTAAATCCTGTATTAAACTATCCATAA
- a CDS encoding flavodoxin family protein — protein MKVLAFNGSPRKTWNTATLLNKALEGAASQGAETELIHLYDLNYKGCISCFACKTKDGKSYGRCPIPDDLAPVFKKVEEADAIILGSPIYLGRVTGEMASFMDRLAFQYLMYSDQPQSLFPKRISTGFIYTMNVTEEQMQEFGFANHLVFNENILRRVFGNSETLNSFDTYQFEDYSKVVAPRFDPVKKAKRREAVFPEDCQKAFDMGVRFAQKV, from the coding sequence ATGAAAGTATTAGCATTCAACGGAAGTCCGCGGAAGACCTGGAATACCGCCACACTACTCAATAAAGCTTTGGAAGGAGCTGCATCACAGGGGGCTGAGACGGAACTGATTCATCTTTATGATCTCAACTACAAAGGATGTATCAGTTGTTTCGCCTGCAAAACCAAAGACGGAAAGAGCTATGGCCGGTGTCCAATACCGGATGATCTGGCGCCGGTCTTTAAAAAAGTGGAGGAAGCGGATGCTATCATCCTGGGTTCACCCATTTATCTTGGCAGAGTAACAGGCGAGATGGCGTCATTCATGGACCGGCTAGCGTTTCAATATTTGATGTATTCCGATCAGCCCCAATCGCTTTTTCCCAAGAGAATTAGCACAGGGTTTATTTATACGATGAATGTCACTGAGGAACAGATGCAAGAATTTGGCTTTGCAAACCATCTTGTTTTTAACGAAAATATATTGCGACGTGTGTTTGGAAACTCGGAAACTCTCAACAGTTTTGATACTTATCAGTTTGAGGATTATTCAAAGGTGGTTGCGCCGAGGTTTGATCCTGTGAAAAAAGCAAAGAGGCGAGAAGCGGTATTCCCTGAAGATTGCCAAAAAGCCTTTGACATGGGCGTGAGATTTGCCCAAAAAGTATAG
- a CDS encoding NAD(P)-dependent oxidoreductase yields the protein MKRLLIWGATGRTGSSVLRQLLEYEHIQVTAAIRIPSDISRLPKTELPIQTAIVDINSPTSLRDATANIDIIINAIRLRENIPPTALIELNKRIREASGNLENRLIVTVGGAGSLYMENGKRFWQNPAFPKSTLPRGVAHAKLRDYLKEIPQVNSWTYLIPPPTYIPTGPRIGSYNQWKPRLYCLSRRQTVSVCVEIT from the coding sequence ATGAAACGTTTGTTAATTTGGGGAGCGACTGGCCGCACAGGTAGCTCCGTCTTAAGACAATTATTAGAATATGAGCATATTCAGGTGACTGCGGCAATACGAATCCCCAGCGATATTTCCAGACTTCCGAAGACGGAACTGCCTATTCAAACCGCTATTGTAGATATAAACAGTCCTACCAGTCTGCGGGATGCTACTGCAAATATTGATATCATTATCAATGCTATAAGGCTCCGAGAAAACATTCCTCCAACAGCCCTTATCGAACTTAATAAGCGGATTCGTGAAGCATCCGGCAATCTGGAGAATCGTTTAATTGTCACCGTGGGAGGCGCTGGGTCTTTATATATGGAGAATGGTAAGCGATTTTGGCAAAACCCAGCCTTTCCTAAAAGCACGCTACCCAGGGGTGTGGCACATGCTAAACTACGTGATTATCTCAAAGAAATCCCTCAAGTAAACTCATGGACTTACTTGATTCCGCCTCCGACTTATATTCCTACAGGGCCTCGTATCGGTTCGTATAACCAATGGAAGCCAAGACTTTATTGCCTCTCAAGAAGACAGACCGTTTCTGTATGCGTCGAGATTACATAA
- a CDS encoding flavin reductase family protein, whose protein sequence is MNKKMLNHLNISPLPEPTVLVTVKTEAKEPNIITIAWTGVFSHSPAVVYIAVNPARYSHSLLEESKEYVINVPSENLAKIVDYCGIVSGKNVNKFAETGLTALPATVVKAPLIKECAVNIECRVKDVLNYGSHDLFVGEIVAVHYDEEAIKADGNPDLEKIRPYGYSLGEYRAMGEKLGVAGYSKRGG, encoded by the coding sequence ATGAACAAAAAAATGTTGAATCACTTAAATATTTCGCCATTGCCGGAGCCGACTGTACTGGTAACCGTAAAAACAGAAGCTAAGGAGCCCAATATTATTACCATAGCCTGGACCGGCGTTTTCAGCCATAGCCCCGCTGTAGTCTACATTGCGGTCAATCCGGCGAGATATTCCCATTCGCTGTTAGAAGAATCGAAGGAGTATGTCATCAATGTCCCTTCCGAGAATTTAGCCAAGATCGTCGATTACTGCGGCATCGTATCCGGGAAAAACGTAAACAAATTTGCCGAAACCGGCCTGACTGCGCTACCGGCAACCGTGGTAAAGGCTCCCTTGATAAAGGAATGCGCCGTCAATATCGAATGTCGGGTAAAAGATGTTCTGAATTACGGCAGCCATGACCTATTTGTCGGCGAAATTGTCGCCGTGCATTATGACGAGGAAGCGATTAAAGCCGACGGCAATCCTGATCTGGAGAAAATAAGGCCTTATGGTTACAGCCTGGGAGAATATCGGGCTATGGGGGAGAAGTTGGGAGTGGCGGGCTACAGTAAACGGGGCGGGTGA